Proteins encoded together in one Jaculus jaculus isolate mJacJac1 chromosome 7, mJacJac1.mat.Y.cur, whole genome shotgun sequence window:
- the C7H14orf119 gene encoding uncharacterized protein C14orf119 homolog codes for MISGRLLRGKGRMSLESSSSSLSPSFPSPLPSVPDSISNSSPPPMSYITSQEMKCILHWFASWSAPQRECFLQDLVAKAVPGKLQPLVDGLEQLSVSGPNRPPCIFECQLRLWDQWFRGWAEQERNEFVRQLEVSEPDFVAKFYQAVAATAGKD; via the coding sequence GATGTCACTGGAATCATCTTCCTCTTCACTATCACCATCCTTCCCTTCTCCATTACCCTCAGTACCAGACAGTATTAGcaattcttcccctcctcccatgTCTTACATCACTTCCCAGGAAATGAAATGTATTCTTCACTGGTTTGCCAGTTGGTCAGCTCCCCAGCGTGAATGTTTTCTACAGGACCTGGTAGCTAAAGCAGTGCCAGGAAAACTACAGCCCCTGGTGGATGGTCTAGAGCAGCTTAGTGTGTCTGGGCCAAATCGACCACCTTGCATATTTGAGTGCCAGCTCCGTCTTTGGGATCAGTGGTTTCGAGGTTGGGCTGAACAAGAGCGCAATGAATTTGTCAGGCAGCTGGAGGTCAGTGAGCCAGACTTTGTGGCAAAGTTTTACCAAGCAGTGGCTGCTACAGCTGGAAAGGATTGA
- the Lmln2 gene encoding leishmanolysin-like peptidase 2 encodes MLLLLLLRLVMSRCLHDETQKSVSLLRPPFSQMPTDFRYSTFLPLPGSHDPQPLRIQIYYAGDPRSDEVWDPEGTGIREGSRALAAVRETTQRIQGILAVPPVQGPLLLSRDPAQYCHAVWGDPETPNYHRCSLLNTAYKGERCLGAKMPDAHLRGYALWPEHGLPQLIQPDGPGVQNADYVLYVRVAQTSKCHQEPSIIAYAASCQLDSEDRPLAGTIVYCVQHLTSPSLSHNDIVMATLHELLHALGFSGQLFKKWRDCPSGLWVRENCSRRKQVTRRDKRGQQLLITPAVRHSLAKHLGVLKVSLGVPLEEEGSLSSHWEARLLQGSIMTATFHGARRTRLDPITLAAFKDSGWYQVNDSAAEELLWGQGSGIEFGLLTTCKSDSSDFFCTGNGLGCHYLHLDKGICSSDPMLEGCRIYKPLANGSECWKEENGLPVGAENPHGEIYHSQSRCFLANLTSQLLSEDQTSYPSQIPHLREKELTGHCYLHQCTQKGAYKVQVQGSPWVPCLPGMAIQIPGYHGLLYCPQGRLCQSNEDTSTPPVSHSTQDLLVQLSLGLTGPPGLLLRKKQREELSEIVLQALVNRGGTNRCYFHSPSVTASLVFFVHMWKPPGCQGPSVAMLHRALTLTLQEKPLEVYHGKARFTTEYSKLLATSDHNPSVTHLLLPMGFCLLLLILMGALGTVAFQKRATLRVRPSTPHHHEGHGARV; translated from the exons ATGCTCTTGCTGCTCCTTCTCAGGCTGGTCATGAGCAGATGTCTACATGATGAGACCCAGAAGTCTGTGAGCCTTCTCAGGCCCCCTTTCTCCCAAATGCCCACAGACTTCCGCTACTCaactttcctccctctccctggcTCCCATGATCCTCAACCCCTTCGAATCCAAATCTACTATGCAGGAGATCCTAGATCAGATGAAGTTTGGGATCCTGAGGGGACTGGAATAAGAGAGGGGTCCCGAGCCCTGGCTGCAGTAAGAGAGACCACTCAGAGAATCCAGGGTATCCTAGCAG TTCCTCCAGTGCAAGGACCTCTGCTTCTAAGTAGAGACCCTGCACAATACTGCCACGCTGTCTGGGGAGACCCAGAAACACCAAACTACCACAG GTGCAGCCTCTTGAACACAGCATACAAAGGAGAGAGGTGCCTGGGAGCAAAG ATGCCAGATGCCCATCTGCGTGGCTATGCTTTATGGCCAGAGCATGGTCTGCCACAACTAATCCAGCCAGATGGGCCTGGGGTCCAAAACGCTGACTATGTCCTGTATGTACGCGTTGCCCAAACTTCCAAGTGCCATCAAGAG CCCTCTATCATAGCCTATGCTGCCAGCTGCCAGTTGGACTCAGAAGACAGGCCACTTGCTGGTACCATTGTCTACTGTGTCCAACATCTCACCAGTCCCAGCCTCAGCCATAACGACATCGTCATG GCCACGCTACATGAATTGCTCCATGCCCTGGGTTTCTCTGGACAGCTCTTCAAGAAGTGGAGGGATTGCCCCTCAGGACTCTGGG TTAGAGAGAATTGTTCCAGAAGGAAACAAGTGACAAGGCGAGATAAGCGGGGACAGCAGCTTCTCATCACCCCAGCTGTTAGGCACAGCCTGGCCAAACACTTGGGAGTGCTCAAGGTTTCTTTGGGAGTTCCTTTGGAAGAAGAG GGCTCTTTATCTTCCCACTGGGAGGCCAGACTGCTCCAAGGCTCTATAATGACTGCTACTTTCCATGGTGCCAGGCGCACTCGACTTGACCCAATCACTCTTGCTGCCTTCAAAGATTCAGGCTGGTATCAGGTCAATGATAGTGCTGCAGAGGAGCTCTTGTGGGGCCAGG GATCTGGCATAGAATTTGGCCTGCTGACCACCTGTAAGAGTGACTCCTCAGATTTCTTCTGTACTGGCAA TGGGCTGGGCTGTCACTATCTGCACCTGGACAAGGGAATCTGCTCCTCAGACCCCATGCTGGAAGGCTGCCGCATTTACAAACCCTTAGCCAATGGG AGTgaatgctggaaagaggaaaATGGACTCCCAGTGGGAGCAGAGAATCCCCATGGAGAGATCTACCATTCCCAGAGTCGCTGCTTCCTTGCCAACCTCACTTCACAGTTACTCTCTGAGGACCAGACCAGCTATCCTTCTCAAATCCCACATCTTAGGGAAAAAGAGCTCACTGGCCATTGCTATTTACATCAATGTACACAGAAGGGAGCATACAAGGTGCAGGTGCAGGGATCACCTTGGGTCCCTTGCCTTCCAGGAATGGCAATTCAG ATACCTGGATACCATGGTCTTCTTTACTGTCCCCAAGGTCGGCTGTGTCAGAGTAATGAAGATACCAGTACTCCACCTGTGAGTCATTCAACCCAAGACCTGCTAGTCCAGCTGTCTTTAGGACTGACTGGGCCCCCAGGCCTCTTactgaggaagaaacagagagaagagttgTCTGAAATAGTACTGCAGGCCCTGGTGAACAGAGGTGGTACTAACAG GTGCTACTTCCACAGCCCATCAGTCACTGCTAGCTTGGTGTTCTTTGTGCATATGTGGAAGCCTCCTGGCTGCCAAGGGCCTTCAGTTGCTATGCTACACAGGGCCCTGACCTTGACCCTCCAAGAGAAGCCCCTGGAAGTGTATCATGGAAAAGCAAGATTCACCACAGAATACAGCAA GCTGCTGGCTACATCAGACCATAATCCCTCCGTGACCCACCTACTTCTGCCCATGGGATTCTGCCTATTGCTGCTAATTCTGATGGGTGCACTAGGAACTGTGGCCTTTCAGAAACGAGCTACACTTCGGGTCAGACCATCTACCCCTCACCATCATGAGGGACATGGTGCAAGGGTCTGA